One region of Thiorhodovibrio frisius genomic DNA includes:
- a CDS encoding secretin N-terminal domain-containing protein, which translates to MNIRTSRRGWAGWPGLLGLCLGLLMTASSIPLARAADGRDFAYLPVYSQPAEDLLEVLRPMAGGGSVMAHGNQIIVHGTQAEIATVSEALERLDQPARRLMIEVRVAENSVGQRSGQHLSGSWQRTDGRDQVRINAGAREIHTQRQGDMVQRVQTLDGRPALIRTGQWRPVANAVANPVGVFVEQGYQSIDTGFYALPRAHGDEVTVELYQQDEQALPNGRMRGGSARTQVRGYLGEWLDVGGQQQFEEEGVRRWSTQNQGERHLQMRVRALD; encoded by the coding sequence ATGAACATCCGCACCTCTCGTCGCGGCTGGGCCGGATGGCCCGGTCTGTTGGGGCTTTGTCTTGGCTTGCTGATGACGGCGTCCAGCATACCGCTGGCTAGGGCCGCTGACGGGCGCGACTTTGCCTACCTGCCGGTCTATTCCCAGCCGGCCGAAGATCTGCTCGAGGTGCTGCGCCCCATGGCCGGCGGTGGCTCGGTGATGGCGCATGGCAACCAGATTATCGTGCACGGCACCCAGGCGGAGATCGCGACGGTCAGCGAGGCGCTGGAGCGGCTCGACCAGCCGGCGCGGCGGCTGATGATCGAGGTGCGAGTGGCCGAGAATTCCGTCGGACAGCGCTCAGGCCAGCATCTCAGTGGCTCCTGGCAGCGCACCGATGGGCGCGATCAAGTCAGGATTAACGCCGGGGCGCGCGAGATTCACACCCAGCGTCAGGGCGATATGGTTCAGCGGGTGCAGACACTCGACGGCCGCCCGGCGCTGATCCGCACGGGCCAATGGCGCCCGGTCGCCAATGCGGTCGCCAATCCGGTCGGTGTCTTCGTCGAACAGGGGTATCAGTCGATCGATACCGGCTTCTACGCGCTGCCGCGCGCCCATGGCGATGAGGTCACGGTGGAACTCTATCAGCAGGACGAACAAGCTCTGCCGAATGGGCGCATGCGCGGCGGTTCGGCGCGGACCCAGGTGCGTGGCTATCTGGGCGAGTGGCTGGATGTTGGCGGCCAACAGCAGTTCGAGGAGGAAGGTGTCAGGCGCTGGTCGACCCAAAACCAAGGCGAGCGGCACCTGCAAATGCGGGTCCGTGCGCTCGATTGA
- a CDS encoding NUDIX domain-containing protein, with amino-acid sequence MMANDEVTERQLCYQGRVVDVFRERVRLPNEALVELDIVRHPGGAAAVALDDQGRVCLLRQYRHAAGGWLWELPAGKLDPGESPRTTVERELIEEAGMAAADWVSLGRLHSSPGVLTEVIYLYLARALSPRAMSHEHGELIEVHWVALDTALERCQSGEITDAKTLIGLFRAAALLKGPQAHSLVVDNDSATGETA; translated from the coding sequence ATGATGGCCAATGATGAAGTGACAGAGCGCCAACTTTGCTACCAGGGCCGGGTGGTGGATGTGTTTCGCGAGCGGGTGCGCCTGCCCAATGAGGCCCTGGTGGAGCTCGACATTGTCCGTCATCCTGGCGGCGCGGCGGCGGTGGCCTTGGATGATCAGGGCCGGGTTTGCCTGCTGCGGCAATATCGCCATGCCGCTGGCGGTTGGCTGTGGGAGTTGCCCGCCGGCAAGCTGGACCCGGGTGAGTCGCCGCGCACCACGGTCGAACGGGAGCTGATTGAGGAAGCCGGCATGGCGGCTGCGGATTGGGTGTCGCTTGGACGGCTGCACAGCTCGCCCGGGGTGCTGACCGAGGTGATTTATCTCTATCTAGCGCGCGCGCTTAGCCCACGTGCCATGTCCCATGAGCATGGCGAGCTGATCGAGGTGCATTGGGTCGCACTTGATACGGCGCTGGAGCGCTGTCAGTCCGGCGAGATCACCGATGCCAAAACCCTGATCGGGCTGTTTCGCGCCGCCGCTTTGCTAAAAGGTCCGCAGGCGCACAGCCTGGTGGTTGATAATGATTCGGCAACAGGAGAAACAGCATGA